GTTCTGGAGAAACAAGTCAAAGTCTTGCCATTCAAATTGGTGATCTCATCAATAAGACTGCTTTTTTGGGATCACATGTAAATGAAGGGAAAAGGGAGATCTCAAAGGGGTTACTTTCTTTGCAAGATGCTTTGCTGTTGATGATCATTGGATATATATTGGCTGGTGAGAATTTTCCAACATCTGGTTCTGATGGGCCATTTTCTTGGCAAGAGGAACATTTGTTAAAGGAAGCTGTTGTAGATGCTCTTCTTGAAAATCCATCAGTAGCAAATCTCAAGTTTCTACATGGACTAAGGGAAGATCTTGAAACTAATGTAAGCAAATCAAAATCAGAGGAAACAGCTGAAGAACCTTCAAAATTAGATattgatgattttgatgatgatcagtGGGGTAAATGGGGTGACGAAGATGGTGATGGtgacaataaaaatgaaaaagtgtaTGGTGACGTGCAACTGAAGTTGGAGTTGCGTGATAGGGTGGataactttttcaaatttcttcaTAAGTTATCTGatctgaaaagaaagaatatacCATTGAGGGATGGATCATTGACTACGGAAGCTAATTTTGATGAGGATAGAAAAGGATTACTTTATAAGCTACTAACAAGGGTGTTGGGCAAGTACGATGTGCCTGGGTTAGAATATCATTCTTCCACTGTGGGGCGCTTGTTTAAAAGTGGGTTTGGAAGATTTGGCCTTGGTCAGGTAAATTATGGTTTCTTAACCTCTGGCTATGCAGGACATTGCTTCAGTAGTCCAGTTCAAATAtgctaataatttcttttttatcctttGGTCTATTCTTCCTCTCATTACGAATGCTGCAGGCCAAACCAAGTCTTGCCGATCAAAATGTCATTTTGGTGTTTGTTATTGGGGGCATTAATGGACTCGAGGTGAAATTCTGATTACCTTTGTTTCCTCTCCCTTTGTCTGTGAATAACAATATGGACATGGTATTGCCATGAAAGTTTTATAAACATGATGCATGTTTTACAAATGATGAGACATTGGTTGTCTTTTTTCTGTATACATAACCTTCTGTGTTTAATTTAAAACACGCTCCTTGATTTCTGTCACTGTCACATAGGTGCGTGAAGCTCATAAGGCATTGGGTGAAAGTGGAAGACCTGATATAGAGTTGCTTGTTGGTGGAACAACTCTCCTCACTTCCAATGACATGCTCGACTTACTGTTAGGGGACTCGAGTTACATTTAATTCGTTCATCAATTAGAAAAATAGGagatagaaattaaattgaattggtTTTCCTGTACGTTGTAACTTTAACTGTTGAATAGGCAGTtcaaatagagaaaataataacttttttctgcAGTCAAAATTggctttcaaaaatataaatcacaGTTCAAGAATTTGGATGGGTGGCCATTCATGGAAGCATGAATGGATACTCCAGAAGGGCAAGCGCATGATTATTGTCCAATATACTTTCGATACGAGTATGTGCATGTTTGGATATCTGTTACAAACAGAAGTTGATGTCAAATGAAGTTAGCAAAAACATAACCACCCTTTCTTTTGTGTTTAGTAAGCGGTAGACTATTGGATTTAGTCTAGAAATTCATGATCCAACTTCTTGAAATTCATGTTCAACAAGTTGGACTGGAAACCATACATACTATGTATATCTTGGCCAAAATTGAATGTGTCTAGACAGTGTCGAGTCTTACTTTCATTTTGTTCTCACTGTTACAGCATAAGACATGATGTGGACACGGTTTGCTACGTGGTttaattcagtaaaaaaatgaTGGACCATATAGTATGTGTTTTAACTTTTAGGTTGACAAATCTACCCATAAATCTATGTTtgagaaatattattatatcagcttcttctctacttttttttgAAGAGgaaacacaattatatcaaaaaagaaaaattatataataaaatattttaaaacatatccgttgaattaaaacaaaaacggAATGGTGTGAATTAGATAAACAATAGATGCATACTGCacgagcatatatatatatatatatatatatatatatatatatatatattatgttttataagatattttttagttttttttactaactaaaaaacttatttgattgtttgataaacaaaatttttaatagttttttgtgttgtttgaaatgttacttgaagtaacattttttaaaatgttagtttttaactttttatattttctttttatttaatgttttagttattttttttatttttaaataaatcatgattttatttttttatcattttatatattttagttattttaacaACTAGTTTCATCAAgcccttataatttaataagttaatttaaattttttattatcagccaacttttcaactttcaattatttttttaacttccaATTAGTTATATCAAATATAACCATTGTACATAAAAAGTTATATGAAAACTTTTCCCATTgtaaaattaatagaatggATAAAGGCCtattataacaattaaaatataatttttttcatacaaaagattaatttttaaatgggtATCACCTGTCCAACGAAAATGTTTAACTTTCTTATTTTGTAAGCTTAAATTTAAATCAACCAACGAtgattgaaagttgaaaaattcTACTTAAGGTCTATCCGATCTTCATAGATattttaaggtttaaatatattctacatCCCTCAAATTTGAGATTTGTCTTTTTTAATTActcaaattaaaatgtatttatttagttttttaaatttataaaatatttttttagtcctcttgacttattttttattatttaaatgacCAATTTATAGCGATTTTTACGAAAGGAGAGATTAGAAAAACATTTGgaaaatttaaagattaaaaaatacaagtttTATCATTAGAAgactataaaaataattcatatgttTGAATTTAACCCGATCGAGCGCGTTTCACAATCCGTATTAGAATTCGGGGTGTTTCAAAACCCGAACCAACGTGGCCTCCTTCTTCCCCAGCAAAACCTCATTTCCCAAAAACCAAAACccctctctgtctctctctccctctaaCACTCTCACACACTTCCACCATGGCGGCACTTAAGCTTCTCCTCTCCCAAGCTCGCCGCCATTCCTTCCCCAAACGCGCTTCTCACTTCCACTCTCCtatctctctctcctctcacaGATCCCTCTGCTCTTCCTCCGAATCAAACTCAAACCCTCCCCGCAGACCCTTCGAACCAATCCCCATCCAACCCGTCTCCTACCCTGTCAAACCCAAACCCCCGCCGCCCGAACCTCAACCCGAACTTGAACCTTCACCCGAACCACAATCCCACCGCCCTCCGCCGCCGGACTCGCAACGCGCGTGGACGCGCGAGGACATCCGGTACGTGAAAGACGGGCCGTCGATCGCACCGGTGTCGTACTCCTCGCGCGGCGTGGCGCCGCTCCCCGACGACAGGGCGCCTGTGGCGGCGGAGGACGCGGTGGAGAGCGAGAGAAGGATGATCGAGGCGGAGAATGAAATGAGGATGCGAATGGCCAAGGCCGCCGAGGATGAAAGAATGAAGGTGCCTTTCCCGCTGCTGATTAAGCCCAAGAAAAACGAGAAGCCGCCTCCGCTTGATTTGAACGAAGCCATTCGCCAAGTTaaggtgcaaaaaaaaaaaaaaaaaagaaagaacattTTTCACATTATAGATAGTTTAGAGTTTGTGCTGTTTTTTGGTTTCAATGAATGAAGTGGTGGCGATTGACTTGTGTTGCCCGTTTTTGTTCAGTGAATGAAGTGGTTCGTTTAGTTCAGGGACCAAATTTAGTATTAGGTTGATGATGATCTTTAAAAGCTCTCTCATATAACTTCTCtaaaagatgatttttaacttatgcataagctTATTTTAGCTTATGTAGAAGTCCATTTCAttgttttcttcttattttcttcttttagaagTGCTTTGGGATGGTAATGAATTCAGTGTTGGTTGTTGGCTTGTCTTGCTCGTTTTTGTTCACTGGAATGAAGTGGTTAGTTCCGGGGCTGAACATGGGATTAGGTTGTTGGTGCTAATGGTGCAAGAGTGATGTGTGTAAAatgatgaatttattttatttctatgtctttaattttatgttgaCTAACGTACTATTAATCAGGGAACTCGTGCAAAGTAATATACCTGAAACTTTGGTCTTTAACCAAGCTGAATATTGTCAAATGATTCATGTAGCTCTTCTTGGATAAgcttaaagaaaacaaaaatgaaataagcttcTTATATGCTAAAAATAGCTTATGcataagtttaaaaaatcaGCTTTAATTTAGCATCTgcaaaagttgattttaacatgtgtagcttctccaaaagctgattttaacttatgcataagctaTTTTTAGCATTCAAGAGaagcttatttaattttttcttcttctataagtACTTATGGATAGACTTATTCAATCAGGGCCCTAGTAGAATAAGACTTTTGTTGTATGTTAACTGTTTTTGGCTGATAATTCTTGCTAGCTTAATTTGTAGACCATATGTGTATACTGCGTAGGAGTTTTGTTAGAGCTTTGGGTAATGCCATGGTGGGATTATTGGTTATTAGAAATATGTTACTGTATGAGAAATTATATGTCAAACAAAGAGTCTTGGATCCTCCAATGAGAAATCTAGgcacaaaatttatataaaaattactgGGATATTTGTGGCCTGCTTAGTAATTTCAACGGAATGTCTAAGCTGTTACTTTGGTGAAAGAGTTTGTAAGCTGTgtctcatttaatattttttgtaaaatgcaTCTTGAGACTGTTAAAGGGTGTGTTTGGATTAGCGTTGAATGGAGAAATTGCATGCTCAAATGCAAAAATTTCAAAGCAACTATGTTGTATTTTCATCTGCAACCCCATTGGTGTTGGATTCAACTACTTCCCAAACACACACTCACATTGTTTTAGGGGACTGAAACTGAATACTACTTGAAGTCTGTTATTAGGTATATATGTAATACATATGATTGTCTTGGGAAAAAAAATGAGTACCTATTGCAATAAGTTTCTACAAGCTATGGCCTCAAAATTTAGATACATAGATAGAAAACTATGTGTTGTTTACTTATGCTACTTTGCTCCTTGTTAGGGAGACCAATTTACAGAGTATAAAAATCATGATGAGATTTTAATAATACCagctgctttttttttcttttttttgtgtgattcTGTATTTGTGTACTTATAGCTGTAAATGAGTTTGCATGCAGTATGCACTTACAAAAGTATTGTGTATAGCACATCCCCCTGTtgagtttttaatttcaaatatttattatttgtgacAACAGTATTGACACATACACTCTCTCTAACCTGTTCCCTTTTCTCAATAACAAGTACCTCTAAATTAATGAATTGTTAGGATATCTAATATGCtaaatatattcattatatCTAACTGGTGGTGCTATTGATTGGATTAGTATATCCTTAGTAGTGATCTTTGCATTTTACCTTGAATGTTCCATCAGTTGCTGTCATTTAATATAGTTACATATTGTTCAGACCAATGCCAAGGCAAAGTTTGATGAAACTGTTGAAGCACATATAAGATTGGGTGTTGATTCAAAGCGAACAGAAATggtatgtataaatttttttcccttttccctGTCTTGGATGTGTTTATGTGCTTGAGTGATTCTTTGAAcatcatatatattttgaatttgacaTGCTGACTTAAGGCTCTGTGGGTTTGTCATGTTCAAGAAGTTGCATAAAGTGATACTTTAGTCTTAATACTTGGTGGCATATGCTTTTCAAAGATGAATGTCCAGTTATTTCTGCTGGCTAAACAAATTGattctcttggaagttggaTCTATATAGCTCCTGTGTTCTCAAAGACTTGCCCTGTCTACAAAGACTTCAAATTACCTAtcctatatatttatatatgcttTCAATTGATGGTTAGAGAAATGGGTCCTATTATTTGATATATTCAGCAAATATGGACATTTCTATGTTCTTTCTTGAAACATGCTGAGTATTATTAATTTTGCTGAGGacgtgtttttttaaaaaaatatataataaatttaataatatctttAAAAGCACAGCTTTTTTTTAACTTCCCTAAGCATTATGctgtgaaataataataa
Above is a window of Glycine soja cultivar W05 chromosome 12, ASM419377v2, whole genome shotgun sequence DNA encoding:
- the LOC114380199 gene encoding uncharacterized protein LOC114380199; this translates as MAALKLLLSQARRHSFPKRASHFHSPISLSSHRSLCSSSESNSNPPRRPFEPIPIQPVSYPVKPKPPPPEPQPELEPSPEPQSHRPPPPDSQRAWTREDIRYVKDGPSIAPVSYSSRGVAPLPDDRAPVAAEDAVESERRMIEAENEMRMRMAKAAEDERMKVPFPLLIKPKKNEKPPPLDLNEAIRQVKTNAKAKFDETVEAHIRLGVDSKRTEMAVRGTVILPHGAPKAVSVAVFAEGAEAEEAKAAGADIVGGKELIEEIASGKNKLKVDKCFSTPGMAPHLGKIAQYLRKRRLMPDKKLGTLTSDIAGQLKELRQGRVEFKMESKSILHVGLGKVSYKEEALRENISAFMNAVLLAKPAGLKKTSKYAGYVLSVHVSSTMGPGLPVSIQSISKAADNYKKMHVV